tcagtccgaggaagagtcattgaggagtctagtagttgtggggaagaagttgtttctatatctggatgtgcgggtcttcagacttctgtatcttttgcctgatggaagggtctggaagaaggcaaagcctgggtgggaggggactctgataatgctgtccgccttcctgaggtagcgggatgtgtagacagaatcaatgtgggggtggcaagcttgtgtgatgtgttgggctgggtTCACCACAGTGCAGTTTCTTGCTATCTTGGGCCGAGtaattgccataccaagctgtgatgcagccggataggatgctctctgtggcacatctggacaagtttatgagagtcgatgcagacatgccaaatttctttagcttccgtaggaagtagagacgttgttgggctttcttgactgttgcatcaatgttagtggaccaggacagactgttggtgatggtgacccccagtctaacagagagctaaatcgctggctttgaaagcagaccaaggcaagccagcagcacggttcaattcccgtaccagcctccctgaacaggcgccgtaatgtggcgactaggggcttttcacagtaacttcatttgaagcctacttgtgacaataagcgattttcatttcatgtggcgaccagaattgaacaagatATTCCAAGTGAAGCCTAAGGTTCTATAaaggtgcaacatgacttgccaatttttaaactcatggCCACGGCCGTTGAAGTCAAGCACGccctatgtcttcttgactaccttctcctcctgcattgccactttcagtgagctGTGCAcctgtacactcagattcctctgcttatcaatactcttaagggttctgccatttactgtatatttcccatctgtattagaccttccaaaatgcattacctcacatttgtctggaataaactccatctgccatttctccgcccaagtctccaactgatctacatCCTACTGTATCCTCATCGCTTTCTGCAAttataccaacctttgtgtcatccgcaaacttcccAATCAAATCagttattttcttccaaatcatttgtacatattacaaacagcaaaggtcccagcactgatccctgaggaacgcccCAAGTCAGTcctccattcagaaacacacccttccactgctgccctctgtcttctatgacggagccatttctgtatccatcttgtcagctcacctctgattctGTACAACTTTACCTTctgaaccagtctgccatgagaccttgtcaaaggccttactgaactccatgtagacaacatccactgccctaccctcatttaatcatcttcgtcacttccttgaATAATTCGAtcatgttagtgagacacaacctccccttcacaaaaccatgttgcctcttgctaatacgtccacttctttccaagtgggagtaaattatGTCTCGATGAATCCTCTCCAaatctttccctaccactgatgtaaggctcaccagcctgtaattacatggattatcattgctacccttcttaaacaaaggaacaacattggctattctccaatcctctgggacctcccttgtaggcagtgaggatacaaagatttatctcaaggccccagcaatttcctcctttttctcacagtattctgggatatatcccatcaggccctggggacttgtctaccttcatgTTTTTCAAGATCCCatgtacctcctcctttttgatctcaacatgatcCAAACTATTTCCACACCCTTcatccaagtccttctctttggtaaatacaagcaaagtactcatttaataccttgtccatttcctctggctccacgcatagattccctcccctgatcTCGAGTGGGCCAACCCCCTCCCGAAatacctcttgctctttatatacgtataaaaagccttgagattttccttaatcctgctggccaatgacttttcatgacccctgttagccctccagactccttgcttaagtttctttctgaTATTCAATGatatttccttgtattccacacttgcttcgtgtgttcccaatggtagagtgaggaatatgccggcctatgaggttacagattgtgattgaatatcaggctgctgctggcccacagcacctcatggatacccTGTTTTTAGCGTGATGTGTTCtgaatctaccccatttagcacagtgatagtgtcacacaggacaatggagggtatcctcagtgtgaagatgggactttgtctcataAGATCTCAAGTATATTATTCTTTCTATTCTTCCTGTAAAAGTGGACAAGTGAAATACATCACATGGCCCGAGGCCAGGACAAAGTTACACTTTAACGGTTTAATTACAGAACAACTGCTGCAAATCCCATAAAGGTTGGGTGAGCTAAGGTCTGGAACCGTTAACTCCCCAGCCATTGATAATTAACAGggttaattttggaaggtctaatacagatgggaaatatacagtaaatggcagaacccttaagagttatACTTCGGTTCGAGGCCCTGTTGTGTGAAGAAAACTGTGAGGTTTGAATCCTTCAACCTTGTGTCTGAAATTAGTTTAACCTTTAACTTGCAGTTTctggaaagaagcagtcactttGTCACATATAGAACCACCTTTGGTTTGTGAACTTAAAGAATTTGAGTTCTCCAATCAGTTTTCATAGTTCTAGTTATTTTAACTCCTATTTCTTACAAACATGTATTCGTTGAATGTCATGCTGTATTTTCTAGTGTATTTTGCTCTCTCAACATTTACACACTGATCACCTTTATGTACTGATTTTTTCACACTTGGTCTAAATTTTATATCTGAAAAGCCTTTGTAATTTCTGTATTAGTTTAAGGCTGTGAGTTTGTGCCCTTTTCATTAACTGAGTTCCAAGCTTTTGAAGCCACTACGAAAACATAACACAAGTAGTTTATTTTTCAAAACATATTGATTGGTGCCTGTCCCAGTGAGAACTCTACAGAATTTCTATACATCAATTAGACATTTGGGACAATGAGCCTGTGATGAATGTGgggatatattgtattataggtatttggtgcagtaagggttaaaatttTGGGTTAGTGTTGTAATATGgaaggagtgtaaagggttaacaagatgatgatcatgcatctcaacactagatggcaccagaGTAGTCATATAAAAGCCGGTATCTCCAGTTCTGGGAGAAGGTTAGTGAAAGTTTGAGATAATGTGTTAGTTGTATTAGAAagatattatagatttctgtagCATAGAGTTAATACTGTTGTTTGATTAGCTGTTACTTAGTAAAGTGTGCGAACCATTTGAAGTCGTGTAAACTAAACTAGttttgtttcaaatacatagcttgatgttctttgtcaacgctacgacttttagccatcttggaggactatacaaggaacatcacataGAGTGGGGGctgtgccgggccatgaggttgcagattgaggttgaatacaattctgctgctgctgatggcccacaacgccTCCTGGATACCCAAtcttgagtttctagatctgttcaaagtccatCCCAttcagcacagtggtagtgccacacaacacgatggagagtatcctcaatgtgaagacgggactttgtctccacaaggactgtgcggtggtcacttctaccgatactgtcatggacagatgcatctgcagcaggcagattggtgaggatgaggtcaagtatgtttttcccacttgttggttccctcaccacctgccgcagcccCAGTCTAGCGGCTATGACCCTTGGggcccggccagctcagtctgtggtggtactaccgagccactcttggtgatggacattgaagtcccccacccagagcatattttgtgcccttgccaccctcagtgcttccttcaagtggtgttcaacatggaggagtactgattcatcagctgatgggccggtacgtggtaatcagcaggaggtttctttgcccatgttcaacctgaagccatgagacttctgcCAAGTCTCCCAATAACGCCGAGGCCCTGGGTGGTATTTCCGACCTCCGTCCAAGCAGGACTCACCTCTTGAGCAACGAACAAGGAAACGGCCAACACGTCAGCCCTCCTCCCTCAAGGAGTTCTggggagtctgacaccccaaagatcgcctccAGTGGACACGGCTCCAGCTCGACCACAACAATCTCCAACATGGTCTCAAAAAATGAGATCTACAATCCAACtagcttggggcaggaccagaacatgtgtgagtgattcgctggcccccctgAACAATGCTCACTCCGTCCTGTACcccagggaagaacccactcacgCGCATCTTAGTTACTCTTTAACTATTTCAAAACGTATCAGGCtccgggcggcatggtgacacagcggttagcacttttCCTCAggtagccgaggacccgggttcgatcccggtctcgggtcactgtccatgtggagtttgcacattctccctgtgtctgcgtgggtctcaccttcacaacccaaagatgtgcagggtcggtggattggcaacgcacaattgcccattaattgggaaaaaaattgggcACCTTAAAtttaaagtagcacagtggttagcactgttgattcacagcaccagggacccgggttcgattcccggcttggaacactgtctgtgcagagtctgcacgttctccctgtgtctgcgtgggtttcctctgggtgctccggtttcctgaaagacatgctgttaggtgaattggacattctaaattctccctcagtgcatccgAACAGACGCCGGGGTGtacccatgagaccataagacataggagcagaattaggccactcggcccatcgagtctgctctgtcattcaatcatggctgatatttttctcatccccattctcctgccttttccccataacccctgatccccttattaatcaagaacctatccatctcggtcttaaaaactcagtgaattggcctccacagccttctgcagcaaagagtttcacagattcaccaccctctggttcaggaaattcctcctcacctctgttttaaaggattgtccctttagtctgagattgtgtcctctgcttctcacatcctctacacatccactctatccaggccttgcagtatcctataagtttcaagaagatcccctctcatccttctaaactccaatgtgtacagacacagattcctcaaccgttcctcatatgccaAACTCTTAATTCCAGAGATTATTCgtgtgaaactcctctggaccctttccaaggacagcagtccttagatacggggcccaaaactgctcacaatactccaaatggggtctgaccagagagccttatacagcctcagaaggacatccctggtgttgtattctagccctctcgacatgaatgctaatattgcatttgccttcctaactgccgactgaacctgtacgttaaccttaagagaatcgtggacagggactcccaagtcccctttgtgcttctaatttcctaagcatttccccatttagaaaatagtctatgcttccattcctccttccaaaatgcataacctcacatttttccacattgtattccatctaatgGAACATTTAACTTTTCTTGCTCGCCACGGTTGTATCACTTTTCCTTTTGGAATTTTGTTCCTTAATAGAACCTATATTTGTTGTataaatgtgaaataaaagtcACAAAATACCCAgaggactgctttcccctttgagagagaaagcgagagagctgactggtggtgatttaatctgagggtcaccacacctcaggcgaggggtaatgtTGATAAGGCCGGGCCTTCATGGCTAACCTCAACCGGTGTGGGAGTCGAACCTCGCGGTTAGCCTCGCTctgtatcacgaaccagccgtccagccaactgagctaaccgacgccctggtaaatatgtaataattcctaaaATATTAGCTGTTCCCTGTCTCCcaccagtttcccagtccacctcagacaacttgtcCCTCAAACCCGGATAGTTTTCTTGTGTAAGTAACACCCAGATAAGTGAATAACACCCAGATAAGTGAGTAACACCAAgatatattttttttccaattaagaggcaatttaccgatgccaattcatctaccctgggttttgggggtgagacccactcagacatggggagaatatacaaactccaacagacagtgacccagagccaggatcgaacccgtgtccttggcACCATGATCCAGGTAAATTAAATAAAAAgataaccaccagggcccatctccatggcatgCTTTGGGAGGTTCTGACAAtattaaattctttacccgtcagtctggcctcaataaaactcgagatggatttgtagatatagtattatttattttaaccaacttgcaagtctgactcgcttcacagagactcagaacGCAGAAACTGTCTCCtgaaccccttggaaacgaatgaggtcggagacgaagagatctctgcaaatacattcaaatggcattccCATAGGCcaccctatacacctcctgacctggccaaatatcctgattggctcacttctcattccttaaccctgggcctcttgttacccagcatccttttcccatcctccaccagacacccctcccttgccatgctttctgaaatcctttgtctgtgaactcactactattagactgatcacagacacattactgtaactaatatttgaactaacttttatatcacattcgtttgttcaattccaaacagaaataggaactaaatatcttcaaacttccaaacaccctttcactctgtgatccttgtgcaatttgaagccaggtattagcaacaaggctcaaagagcatcagcccactggaggcaaagtggtgagaccggccagtccagcagaaagaaaccctccgaccatccccactgaccacctgtcagaatgaacaaaatgcagtcctgggtgtagagcagaaataataacagcagaatccaacccctgtaatcgattgtgaaattgttggtgtcacagcagatgcgatgaaacatgcaatcccgtctcacattgagaggtggacagCGTCGCCCCAGtgcgaactcgctggtgtttccgcaggtttgatacttgactaaatcctttcccacaccgagagcagatgaatggcctctccccagtgtgaactcgctggtgtctccgcaggcctgttacttgagtgaatcccttcccacactgagagcaggtgaatggcttctccccagtgtgaactcgctgatgtttccgcaggcgggataactgactgaatctctccccacacagagagcagatgAACGacgtctcctcagtgtgaactcgctggtgtttccgtagTTTAGAtacttcagtaaatcctttcccacactgagagcaggtgaatggcctctccccggtgtgaactcgctggtgtgtctgcagctgggatccttgagcaaatcctttcccacattgagagcaggtgaatggcctctccccagtgtgaactcgctggtgtttccgcaggttggatccttgagcaaatcctttcccacattgagagcaggtgaatggcctctccccagtgtgaactctctggtgtgactgcaggttggatccttgagcaaatcctttcccacattgagagcaggtgaatggcctcaccccagtgtgaatgcgccgatgaatcTCCAGCTGCGATGGGactccgaatcccttcccacagtccccacatttcctccgtttctccatgttttgtgtctcctcgtgactctccaggttggacaatcagttcagaACAGGGTATGGTCTCTGCCCGCTGTGAATGTTgttatgtttattcaggctgtgtaccTGGTTCaacctctttccacagtcagttcagtggaacactctcactcgggtgtgtgttgtgtgggtcttggtgcttttccagtcacactgatgtttgaaatctttagctgacagttcgggtaaacatttctccttctagattcaaaggccgatgatattcaggttaaagggaatcgagtgactgtcagatcgagacgtaatatttgagatttctgtctgtaattcctcctagtctaatatcctgtaaaaacaatttacaaaattcatcactgtcagtacaggatagaaattcagaacagacaattctaatttctatgtcacattttttcctctctcttattccccgaaagctgtaaatctccatcccacacactccctccattctcactctgctgtatctaacattcaccctccctattctcctgaaggtgctgattcaggctgattgacagatccaagctcacagaTTCCTGTccagatcacaacaaatatgagctgcagtcggccattcggcccatcgagcctgaaccattcaatgggatcattggctgatctatcacagcaccgttttcccacactaccccccatatccctcaacaTCTTCAATATCTACAGGAGGACAgagagaaccaagtggagtggcataacaacaacaatctctccctcaatgtcagcaaaactaaggagctggtcattgacttcaggaagcgaaatgtcgtacacatccctgtctgcatcaattgtgTTGAGGTGGAgacggttgacagcttcaaattcctaggtgtgcacatcaccaacaatctgtcctggtccacccacgccgactctgcgaccaacaaagcacaacagtgactatactttctcaggaaactaaggaaattcagcatgtccacattgactcttaccaacttttacagatgcaccacagaaagcatcccatctggctgtatcacagcctggtatggcaactgcttggtccaagatcgtaagaaacttcagagaatcttgaacacagcccagtccatcacacaaacctgcctcccatccattgactccgtcttcacctccctctgccttgggaaagtgggcagcataatcaaagacccctccatccGGGTTAGTCActgttccaacttctcccatcagagaaaagtctgagaacacgcactaacaggttcaacaacagtttcttccccgctgttaccagactcctgaatgatcctcttatggactgagctgatctcttcacacatcttctctattgagtagtaatGCACTCTGCATGCTCACCCCTTGCCTGTGTATTTATGTAGGTCCTATGAGTTTTCTTTCATGTCTGGAACGATATGTATGGAGtgtccgcagaacaatacttttcactgtacctcggcacacgtgacaataaatcaatccaatCAATCAATAATCTATCATCGTAacctaacccctgtagtccaggtatcgcgGCGAATCGTTTTAGTAAACctatattgcactccctccaagaccaAAATATCCTCCCAAAGGTGTGGTACCCAGAATGgctcacagttctccaagtggggtcttaccagggttttgtatagctgcagcataaccactgtgactttatactccaatcctctagattgGAGTAGATCTAGAAAAAACactgaccttcacaggagcaggcctttggatttcggcgggagcggtgcgcaagtgatttctgggaggtacgtttttcctttaaaaacacttaccttcacaggagcaggccttggatttcagcgggagcggtgtgcaaggcatttctgggaggtacgtttttcctttaaaaaacacttaccatcacaggagcaggccttggattttggcgggagtggtgcgcaaggcatttctgggaggtaagtttttcctttaaaaa
This portion of the Scyliorhinus torazame isolate Kashiwa2021f chromosome 5, sScyTor2.1, whole genome shotgun sequence genome encodes:
- the LOC140421843 gene encoding uncharacterized protein, with product MEKRRKCGDCGKGFGVPSQLEIHRRIHTGVRPFTCSQCGKGFAQGSNLQSHQRVHTGERPFTCSQCGKGFAQGSNLRKHQRVHTGERPFTCSQCGKGFAQGSQLQTHQRVHTGERPFTCSQCGKGFTEVSKLRKHQRVHTEETSFICSLCGERFSQLSRLRKHQRVHTGEKPFTCSQCGKGFTQVTGLRRHQRVHTGERPFICSRCGKGFSQVSNLRKHQRVRTGATLSTSQCETGLHVSSHLL